CCGTGACGACGCTGCGTCGCGGCAAGCTACGGCAGAACCTGCAAGGTTTCTCCCGGGCCAAGTCGGTGCTGGATCAGCTGGCCCGGGCCGACCCGGACTGGTGGGAGTCGCTGGGCGCGATCACGGCGCCGACCATGGTGTTGTGCAGCGGCGCCGCCGAGGTCGGCGAGCGGGCCGTGCTGGATCTGATCGCCGCGGCCATCCCGAACTCCGTCCGGGCCACCGTTCCCGGCGCCCGGAAGCCGCACACCAGCGCCCCGGTGGAATTCTCCACCCAGATCCTGGAGTTCTTCTGCTCCTGAGTGGTTGCGCCCGCCCCCGGCGTGGATCAACTTCCCAGGCGTGGATCAACTTGGCTGATGTGGGACAGAAGTGACGCAAGTGGTCAATTTCGTCCCTGCCTGCGAAGTTGATCCACGCCGACCACGACGGCTATGCGGCCTGGTCAGCCCTGTTCGAGGGCCTCGGCGGCAGCCATCCAGCTCAGCTCGGCCTCGTCGACCTCTTCGGCGATGGACTTGAGCTGGGCGTTCAGGTCGGCCGCGACGGCGAAGTCGGCGCCGACCGTGGCCAGCCGGGCGTGCACGTCATTTTCGCGGCGCTTCAACGACTCCAGCTTCTTCTCCCACCGTTGCTGCTCCTTGCGCAGCGTGCGCGCCGCGGCCGCGTCGAGACCGGGCCCGCTGACGGCTGCGCCCCCACTCACCGATCCCGACACCGACCCGACCTCGACCGACGCCCGGCGGCGCAGGTACTCGGTGATGCCGCCCGGCAGATGAGTGATCTTGCCGTCGCCCAGCAGCGCGACGACGTCGTCGGTGACCCGCTCGATCAGGTACCGATCGTGGCTGACCACGATCATGGTGCCCGGCCAGGAATCCAACAGATCCTCGAGCGAGGCCAAGGTGTCGGTGTCCAGGTCGTTGGTCGGCTCGTCGAGGATCAGCACGTTCGGCTCGGCCATCAGGATGCGCAGCAACTGCAGGCGTCGGCGCTCACCGCCGGAGAGCTGGGCCACCCGGGTCCACTGGTGCTCGTTGGTGAAGCCGAATCGTTCGGCCAGCTGCCCGGCCGAGATGTCCTTGCCCCCGAGATTCACGGTGCCGGCGATCTCGGTGACCGCCTCCAGCAGCCGCAGGTTCGGCGGCAGTTCGACCACGTCCTGCGACAGGTAGCCGACCGACACCGTCTTTCCCCGCTTGACCTCGCCGTCGGTCACCGCCCGGTCCCCGACCAACACCCGCAGCAATGTCGACTTCCCGGATCCGTTGATGCCGACCAGCCCGATGCGGTCGCCCGGACCGATCCGCCACGTGACGTCGTCGAGCAGCACACGGTCCCCGGTCGGGGTGGGCACAGTGGCCGTGACGTCCTCCAGGTCCAGCACGTCCTTGCCCAGACGCTTGCGGGCGAAGCTGTGCAACTCCACCGAGTTCCGCGGCTCGGGCACGTCGGCGATCAGCGCCTCGGCGGCCTCGATCCGGAACCGCGGCTTCGACGTGCGGGCCGGCGCCCCACGACGCAGCCAGGCCAACTCCTTGCGAGCCAGGTTCTTCCGGGTCTCCTCGGCCGCGCGATCGAGCCGCAGCCGTTCGGCCCGCGCGAAAACCCAGTCCGAGTAACCGCCTTCGCGGATGTGCACGGTGCCGTCCACCACCTCCCAGGTGGTGGTGGCGACGGCATCGAGGAACCAGCGATCGTGGGTGACGGCGACCAGGGCCGACCGTCGGGCCAGCAGGTGATCGGCCAGCCAGGCCACACCCTCGATGTCGAGGTGGTTGGTCGGTTCGTCCAGGATCAGCAGGTCGGCGTCGGTGACCAGGGCCGCGGCCAGCGCCACCCGCCGCCGCTCCCCGCCGGAAAGGTTGTCGACCAGTGTCTCCAGGCCGATTCCGGCCAGGCCGAGACCGTCGAGGATCCCCCGCACGGAGGAGTCCGAGGCCCAGCCGTGATCCCCTTCACCGAAGGTGTGCAGCACGATGTCCCGCACGCTGGCGCCCGGCTCCAGCCGGTCCGACTGCGTGACGACCTCGATGTTGACGCCGCGGAGAGTGGCTACCCGGCCGGAATCCGGCGGAACCAGCCCGGCCAGCACCGTCAGCAGCGTCGTCTTGCCCGAACCGTTGAGCCCGAGGACGCCGATCCGATCGCCTGTCTGCACGCCGAGGGACACCTGGTCCAGGACGGCGCGAACACCGTGGATGACGGTGGCGGATTCGAGATTGACGAGATTGGCCATCGGGGCGGAACGTCTCCTAGCTGGGTTCGGGCCCGTTGTGACCCTGGTCTGACGAATAGTGGAACGGCAGCGGCAACAACCAGATTCCCGGTCAACCGATGACGCGGGCCCCCGGGGCCGGCCCGGAGGCCACCCGCACCGAGCGGCACGTCCCGGATCCGGCCAACTCCGCGGCCACCTCGGCGGCGGCCGCCGGGTCGGCGCACAGCAGGGCGACGGTCGGCCCTGACCCGGACACCACGCCGCCGAGCGCACCGGCGGCCAGCCCGGCTCGCAACGTCCGGCGCAGGCCGGGCTGTAGCGAGATGGCCGCGGCCTGCAGATCGTTGCCGAGGGCGGCGCCGACCTGCGCCGGATCACCGCTGCTCAAAGCGGTGAGCATGTCCTGGACCCCGGCCACCCGCGGCGGGTCGGCGTGTGAGCGCAACCGGTCCAGTTCGGCGAACACGGCCGGCGTGGACAGGCCACCATCGGCCAGCGCCAGCACCCAGTGCAGCGGGGTGCGAGCCAGGACGGGCGAGAGCCGCTCCCCGCGTCCGGTGCCGACCGCGGTGCCTCCGGCCAGGGCGAACGGCACATCGGACCCGAGTTCGGCGGCGATCTCGGACAGCTGATCTCGAGTCAGCTCGAGCCCCCACAACGCGGCGCAGCCCAGCAGCGCACCGGCCGCATCGGCACTACCGCCGGCCATCCCCCCGGCCACCGGGATCTGCTTGCTGATCTGGATCGCCACCGGGCCACCGGCCTTGGTCCGCTTGGCCAGCAGCCGGGCCGCCGCCCCGGCCAGGTTCTTGCCTCCGGTGGGCACCGCGGCCGACGCTCCCTCGGTACTGACCGTGTGACGCTCGGCTGGGCTGATGGTCAGTTCGTCCACCAGGTCGACCGCGTGAAACACGGTCACCAGGTCGTGGTAACCGTCGGCGCGCAGGTCACCGACCGAGAGATGGAGATTGATCTTGCCGGGGACCCGCACCCGCACCGGCCCGGGGGTCTGCGAGGACCGCCTCGTCACGCGAGCGCCTTGGCGTCGGCTTCGGTCTTCGCGGCGGCGATGCGGGCGAAGGCGTCGACGTCGAGCATCTCGCCGCGCAGCCCGGGATCGACCCCGGCGGCCCGCAGGATCTCCTCGGCCCGGACGGGCGATCCGGCCCAGGTCGACAGCGCCGCTCGCAACGTCTTGCGACGCTGGGCGAATGCGGCGTCGATGGCGGCGAACACGGCCATCCGGTCTCCCACCCTCGGAACGGGACGGCGGTCGAACGCGACCAGCGCGGAGTCGACCCCGGGTACCGGCCAGAACACCGACCGACCGATCGCGCCGGCCCGCCGCGCGGAGCCGTACCAGGCCGCTTTGGCACTCGGCGACCCGTAGGTCTTCGAACCCGGTGGCGCCGCCAGCCGGTCGGCCACCTCGGCCTGCACCATCACCAGAACCCGTTGCAGCGACGGCAGTTCGGCCAACAGATGCAGAAGGACGGGGACGGCCACGTTGTACGGCAGATTGGCCACCAGCGAGGTCGGGGCGCCCTCGATGTGGTGGCTACGCACGGCCATCGCATCGGCCGTGATGACCGTGAGATCGCCAGTCCGGGTCGGGGCGTGTGCTGCCACGGTGGCCGGGAGACGGGACGCCAGCCGCTGGTCGATCTCGATGGCGGTGACCTTCTCCGAGACCTCGAGCAGGGCCAGGGTCAGCGAGCCGAGGCCGGGTCCCACTTCGAGGGTGTGCCCGGCCCGGTCCAGCTTCGCGGCCGCGGCGATCCGTCGGACGGTGTTCGCGTCGTGGACGAAGTTCTGGCCGAGCTGCTTGGTGGGTCGCAGGTCCAGCTCGGCGGCCAGCCGCCGGATCTCGGCCGCACCGAGCAGCGTGATCCGACCGTGGGCGGCGACGTCACCCGTTGGGTCGGGCATCGGGTTCGTGTCGCTCACGACCACCATCCTCACACGAGCGGCCCGGAGCCCGGGACGCGACAACGGGCCGGGCCCGGAGAGTTCTCTCTCCGGGCCCGGCCCCTGACTACGACAGTTGAACCGCTCAGTGCGCCGCGTAGGCACACGCCCACGGCTCGAGGCCACGCTGCTGGTACAACAGCTTCGCCCGCATCAGCTGCTCCTCCGGGCTCGCGTCCATCGGGTTGCCACTGCCGCCGACCGTGGCCCAGGTCGGGATGTCGAACTGGAACATGCCGTAGGTCGGCAGACCGGCCGACGGGTTGGCGTTGACCGCCTTCGGGTTGTGGGTCGACTCGCACATCGCCAGGCCGTCCCAGTTGACGCCGAACGACGTGTCGTTGGTGAAGACCTCGTTGCCTACGTAGGTGAACGTCGTCTTGGTGCCGACGTGGGTCACCTTGGCGACCGGCGCGGCGATGATCTTCCGCGACGTCTCGGTCTGTGCCGTTCGCTTCCCGTTCACGGTGGTCACGGCGTAGGTGATCAGCTGGCGACCGGTTGTTCCCGGCTGGACCACCTTGGACTGGCCCTTGACCAGGGTGGCGTCGCCGACCGTCTTCGCCGCCGGCTCGGGCAGGACCACGGTCTTCGTCCCGGTGCTGACCAGCACCCGGTTCACCGTGATCACCAACCCGTCGGACAGCTTGGTGGTCAGCGCCGGGCTGACGGTGTCGCGGCGGCCGAGAACGATCCCGTCCGCGGCGAGCAGGTCGCCGACCGTTCGAGCCGTGGTGGTCGACGACGTCGACTTGGCGCCGCCCACCGAAACATCCACGGTGTGCAGCGTCGAGCCGGTCACCGAGAGGCCGGTCAGCGGGATCGCTCGCGATCGGTTCGCCGAGAGTGACAGGTTCGCCGTCCGGGTTCCGAGTTCGGACAGGGCCTGCTCGACGGTGGTGGCCGTCGTCCAGATCTGCCGCGTGCGCCCGTCGATGGTGAGGGTGAGCATCCGCCCGCGCTTCACGACAACGGTCGAGCCGTCGGAGATCGGTACGGTCACGGCCGGGGCGATGACGTCGTGGCCGGTCGGGGTGATCCCGGCTGCCGCCAGAGCGCCTTCGACCGAGTCGGACGAGGTCGTCACCCTCTGGGCCTGGCCGTCGACGACGACCGAGACGGTCTTGGCCGGGACGGCCGCATTGCTGTTGTTCACGGTGGTGACGGTGGCGCCGGCGAGGGTCAGCAGGCACAGAGCAGCGGCCGCACCAGCCAGAACCGGCTTGCGCAGACGTCCGCGACGCGGCGTCACGCGGGTCGGTGCCTCTTCCTGTGCCTCCGACCGAGCATCGACGACGGTGGTCGGGGTGTCGTCCGTGTCGGTCGGCGCCGTGACCTGCGCCGAGTCGTCGGTCGAGGCGGGAGATTCGGGGGTCACGGCGTTGCTGTGCGACTCGTGGTCGGCGGCCGGATCGGCACCATGGCCGTCATCACCCGTTGAGTCGTCCTCGGCCGGCGACTCGTCGGCGGGCCGGTTCTCGGCCACGGCGGCAGCATCGGCATCGAACAGGGCCAGTCCGAGATCGACCCCAGAATCGGCCGGTTCGGCGTCGACCGAGCCGACCGCGTCGAGGTGGCCGATCAAGGTGTCGACCTGCTCGGCGGAGATCCGCCGGATGGGCGCGGTCCGAGACGCGGGCGACGTGTCGTCGAGGTCTCGATCCGACGGGTCGGCATGTCGGGGGGCGCGCGGAACCAGCGCCGAGTAGAAGGGAATCGGGGAGGCCGGGGTCGCATCGGGCTGGGACAGCCCTCTGATCCACGACATGTCCGAAGACTGCGGCTCTTCTTCCACCGCGTGGTGCTTGCTCACGTCACATCCGATGTATCGAAACGTCCGAGCAAGGAACGGGCGGCATCCCCACAATTTGTGCGTCTGATCACACGATTGCGGATGAGGGAATTCCACGATGGATGCGTGGCGAACCTCGCGACACCAGCCCGGAACGTTCCCATCCCGGCGGTTATCACAGAATAGTAACGGGATTTGAACGAATAAGCAACAGGCTCAGGGGTTGTCGACGGATTTGCGAGGGGCAACTATTGGACGGACCGTACAAAAAAATGCAAGACAGCCCCCACCGGAGATATCGGGTGGGGGCTGTCCCAGGTACTTGAATGACGTTGTGCCGCAATCGGATCGGGTCGATCAGCCGGCCGCGTACCCGCATGCCCAGGGCTGCAGTCCACGTGACGCGTAGACCTTCTCGGCCACCGCGATCTGCTCGTCCTTGGTGGCCAGATCAGCTCGGGGCGCGTATTGACCGCCGCCGTTGCTCAACCAGGTCCCGATGTCGAACTGCAGACCGCCGTAATATCCGTTTCCGGTGTTGATGGCCCAGTTGTTGGTCGACTCACAGTGAGCAATTGCGTCCCAGTTGACGCTCCAATGGCTGGGATTGTCGTAATAGGACGCACCCGAACCACTCCCCGATGACGAGGAGGAGGAGGACGAAGAGGACGAGGTCTGCGGAGCGGAACTGCTGGGCGGAGTCGACGTCGAGGCCGACGTCGAACTCGGCGTCGGCGTGCTGGTCACCACTACGGGCGCGACGTAGGTGCCGACGTGGGTGATGCTGGCCACAGCTGGCTGGACCGTCTTGCGCGCGACTTCCTGCGGACGCCCGGCCTTGCCGTTGACGACCTTGGCGCGGTAGGTGACCTCGACGACGCCGGCATGACCCTGCTGGGTGACCGAGGTAGTGCCCTTGTCCATCGTGTCGTCGTCGACGGTCTGTCCAGCCGGCTGGGGGAGCGTCAGCTTCTTCGTCACGAGCTGGTACCCGACCCGCGTGATGCTGATCTTCAGGCCCTGCTTCAGCTGGGTCCCAAGGGCCGGGGTGACGACGTCGTCCTTGCCCACCTTGATGCCCTCGGACTTCAGCAGGTCGCCGACCGTCTTCAGCTCCGAGACCATCGAATCGGCCTTCTTGGCCCCGTCCGCGATGACAACGGTGGGCAGCGTGCGGATGGTGACCTGTACGCCGTCGGACAGCACGGTGTTGAGCGGGACCGACACCCGCTCGTTGGGACCGATCTTGATGCCCTGCTGGGCCAGCAGCGCAGCGACCGTGGTCGCCGGCGAGGTGACGCTGGCCATCTTCCGACCGGCCCACCCGACCTTCACCGTGTGCAAGGTCGAGGCGGCGACCGTCAGTCCGTTGAGCGGGATCGCCCGCGACCGGTTGGCCGACAGCTGGTAGTCCGCCGGGTTCCGGCCGATCTCGGCCATCGCCTGATCGACGGTACGGGCGGTGGTCCAGATGGTCTGCTGCTTGCCGTCGATCGTCACGGTGAACAGGCGGCCACGGTTCAGAGCGATCTGCGAGCCGTCAGCGATCGCCGCACTGCCGGCCGGAGCCAAGGCGTCGTGCGCACTGACGCTGATGCCGGCGGCGGCCAGTGCGCCGTCGACCGACCCGGCCAACGTGGTGATCTGGCGCTGGGTGCCGTCCACCGAGATGGTGACGGTCTTCGTCTTGGCCGCGATCACCCCGCCGCCGATGGTCAGGGCACAGACGAGAGCGGCCACACTGACCAGGGCGGGTTTGCGATAGCGATGGGCCTTCGCGACCTTCGCCGCGGGCAGGGCCACCGCGGTGGCCTCCGCTGCGGTCGGGGCCGACTCAGCCCCGGCGGCGTTGGGTTCCGGTTCCGGCGAGACTTCCGACCCGGGCTGCTCGTCATCAGCGTCCTCGGCGGACACCGTCGGATGCGCAGGGGGCAGGTCCTCGACCGATCCCACCTCCGAGGCACCGGAGAGAGCGTCGGAGCCATCCGCGTCGCGGTGGTCTCCGAACTGGTCGAAGAAGGCCTGCGTCGGCTCGGGGGTCGAGTCGAACACGTCGTCGCTGGAAGCCAAGTCACATCCGTACGTCGTACCGTTCGGGCAGGGGAACGGCGTCATCTCCGCAGATCCGCACCTGGTGCGGGACACACGAAAGGCAGGCGTTGGAGCGAGTCCGATCGACCCGCGGACAGCACCTGCCCCGATGCACCCGGAACTTCCCCATCCCGGCTGTTGTCACAGGACAGTAACGGCCAGAGCACGGCACGGCAACCCTGGAACGTTCACAGACTTGCTCGGGGTTGCCTGGGAGCACGGAAAAGTTCGAGATCCGTGCTCAGTTCACCCGAATGCCGAACATGGCCTCTGTGGTCCGATTCACCTGCTCGCACAGGTCCACCACTCCCTGTCCGCGCAGCCCGGCCAGGGCTCGCACGGTGTACGGCAACGCGTACGGCTCGTTGCGGCGGCCGCGGTGAGGATGGGGCGTCAGGAAGGGCGCGTCCGTCTCGACCAGCAGCAGATCGGCCGGTGCGACCCGGGCTGCGGCCTGCAGATCGACGGCGTTGCGGAACGTGACCGGTCCGGCGAAGGACATCACGAAGCCGCGATCCGCGCACTTGGCCGCCATCGCGGCGTCACCGGAGAAGCAGTGGAAGATCACCCGGTCGGGCGGGCCCTCCGAGTCGAGCACGTCGAACACGGCGTCGTGGGCGTTGCGGTCGTGGATCATCAGCGCCTTGCCGGTGCGCTTGGCCAGGTC
This window of the Nakamurella panacisegetis genome carries:
- a CDS encoding ABC-F family ATP-binding cassette domain-containing protein is translated as MANLVNLESATVIHGVRAVLDQVSLGVQTGDRIGVLGLNGSGKTTLLTVLAGLVPPDSGRVATLRGVNIEVVTQSDRLEPGASVRDIVLHTFGEGDHGWASDSSVRGILDGLGLAGIGLETLVDNLSGGERRRVALAAALVTDADLLILDEPTNHLDIEGVAWLADHLLARRSALVAVTHDRWFLDAVATTTWEVVDGTVHIREGGYSDWVFARAERLRLDRAAEETRKNLARKELAWLRRGAPARTSKPRFRIEAAEALIADVPEPRNSVELHSFARKRLGKDVLDLEDVTATVPTPTGDRVLLDDVTWRIGPGDRIGLVGINGSGKSTLLRVLVGDRAVTDGEVKRGKTVSVGYLSQDVVELPPNLRLLEAVTEIAGTVNLGGKDISAGQLAERFGFTNEHQWTRVAQLSGGERRRLQLLRILMAEPNVLILDEPTNDLDTDTLASLEDLLDSWPGTMIVVSHDRYLIERVTDDVVALLGDGKITHLPGGITEYLRRRASVEVGSVSGSVSGGAAVSGPGLDAAAARTLRKEQQRWEKKLESLKRRENDVHARLATVGADFAVAADLNAQLKSIAEEVDEAELSWMAAAEALEQG
- a CDS encoding 4-(cytidine 5'-diphospho)-2-C-methyl-D-erythritol kinase; its protein translation is MTRRSSQTPGPVRVRVPGKINLHLSVGDLRADGYHDLVTVFHAVDLVDELTISPAERHTVSTEGASAAVPTGGKNLAGAAARLLAKRTKAGGPVAIQISKQIPVAGGMAGGSADAAGALLGCAALWGLELTRDQLSEIAAELGSDVPFALAGGTAVGTGRGERLSPVLARTPLHWVLALADGGLSTPAVFAELDRLRSHADPPRVAGVQDMLTALSSGDPAQVGAALGNDLQAAAISLQPGLRRTLRAGLAAGALGGVVSGSGPTVALLCADPAAAAEVAAELAGSGTCRSVRVASGPAPGARVIG
- the rsmA gene encoding 16S rRNA (adenine(1518)-N(6)/adenine(1519)-N(6))-dimethyltransferase RsmA — encoded protein: MSDTNPMPDPTGDVAAHGRITLLGAAEIRRLAAELDLRPTKQLGQNFVHDANTVRRIAAAAKLDRAGHTLEVGPGLGSLTLALLEVSEKVTAIEIDQRLASRLPATVAAHAPTRTGDLTVITADAMAVRSHHIEGAPTSLVANLPYNVAVPVLLHLLAELPSLQRVLVMVQAEVADRLAAPPGSKTYGSPSAKAAWYGSARRAGAIGRSVFWPVPGVDSALVAFDRRPVPRVGDRMAVFAAIDAAFAQRRKTLRAALSTWAGSPVRAEEILRAAGVDPGLRGEMLDVDAFARIAAAKTEADAKALA
- a CDS encoding resuscitation-promoting factor; protein product: MSWIRGLSQPDATPASPIPFYSALVPRAPRHADPSDRDLDDTSPASRTAPIRRISAEQVDTLIGHLDAVGSVDAEPADSGVDLGLALFDADAAAVAENRPADESPAEDDSTGDDGHGADPAADHESHSNAVTPESPASTDDSAQVTAPTDTDDTPTTVVDARSEAQEEAPTRVTPRRGRLRKPVLAGAAAALCLLTLAGATVTTVNNSNAAVPAKTVSVVVDGQAQRVTTSSDSVEGALAAAGITPTGHDVIAPAVTVPISDGSTVVVKRGRMLTLTIDGRTRQIWTTATTVEQALSELGTRTANLSLSANRSRAIPLTGLSVTGSTLHTVDVSVGGAKSTSSTTTARTVGDLLAADGIVLGRRDTVSPALTTKLSDGLVITVNRVLVSTGTKTVVLPEPAAKTVGDATLVKGQSKVVQPGTTGRQLITYAVTTVNGKRTAQTETSRKIIAAPVAKVTHVGTKTTFTYVGNEVFTNDTSFGVNWDGLAMCESTHNPKAVNANPSAGLPTYGMFQFDIPTWATVGGSGNPMDASPEEQLMRAKLLYQQRGLEPWACAYAAH
- a CDS encoding ubiquitin-like domain-containing protein, translated to MASSDDVFDSTPEPTQAFFDQFGDHRDADGSDALSGASEVGSVEDLPPAHPTVSAEDADDEQPGSEVSPEPEPNAAGAESAPTAAEATAVALPAAKVAKAHRYRKPALVSVAALVCALTIGGGVIAAKTKTVTISVDGTQRQITTLAGSVDGALAAAGISVSAHDALAPAGSAAIADGSQIALNRGRLFTVTIDGKQQTIWTTARTVDQAMAEIGRNPADYQLSANRSRAIPLNGLTVAASTLHTVKVGWAGRKMASVTSPATTVAALLAQQGIKIGPNERVSVPLNTVLSDGVQVTIRTLPTVVIADGAKKADSMVSELKTVGDLLKSEGIKVGKDDVVTPALGTQLKQGLKISITRVGYQLVTKKLTLPQPAGQTVDDDTMDKGTTSVTQQGHAGVVEVTYRAKVVNGKAGRPQEVARKTVQPAVASITHVGTYVAPVVVTSTPTPSSTSASTSTPPSSSAPQTSSSSSSSSSSSGSGSGASYYDNPSHWSVNWDAIAHCESTNNWAINTGNGYYGGLQFDIGTWLSNGGGQYAPRADLATKDEQIAVAEKVYASRGLQPWACGYAAG
- a CDS encoding TatD family hydrolase; its protein translation is MTVHPAVRDRAPVPAPEALAARVADAHTHLDACGCETPADVQAAMARAHAVGVTRVVTVADDLDSARWAAQAATWHPDLYAAVALHPTRADRLDESARSVLEELAGHHRVVAIGETGLDHHWEAAPHDVQAEAFAWHIDLAKRTGKALMIHDRNAHDAVFDVLDSEGPPDRVIFHCFSGDAAMAAKCADRGFVMSFAGPVTFRNAVDLQAAARVAPADLLLVETDAPFLTPHPHRGRRNEPYALPYTVRALAGLRGQGVVDLCEQVNRTTEAMFGIRVN